Proteins from one Aspergillus nidulans FGSC A4 chromosome VIII genomic window:
- a CDS encoding uncharacterized protein (transcript_id=CADANIAT00002311) — MASSHQGNGTVPNSQTDAPPDSSTKRRWRRNRIACDSCHARRVRCDRQFPCSRCLRSEITCEFTRERRKRGRIARSKLAEMAKNKMETSETPAPAKTMNGIPAPAGTEIPGHVSPASTFHHRSPPANAPTVSAPSVDGRRSQTDPQLPVRRPEIGGNVTEEWLAGTHVSPGSYEFLNGPAFGEGLGPFPHMFDVWNGVDLAAYSAGTSQGSKATNAPSTSTAPLKYPVLQPLMPFVEATLPRKLVFDLLDLYFTSAFSTHMHPVSFLSKDAPRPSSPALLSSMLWVAALDDRAFSLPISPPQRKRICQFLCALTIRLLRPLIHVSFKDQGGAAAAVAAAAAAATNNPAFAGVGQDLPPTTVHHPFEGGGDDRGLVGPAGSLDDVITYIHVASIISSSEQKAASMRWWHAAFTLARELKLNQEIEVMPNGDSQVEGSSPPFGYSLPGWDGADPGPVFNYSNPTRSSLNCVCDRQDQNTITEEHREERRRTWWLLYIMDRHLALCYNRPLALLDAESEDLLLPLDEASWQSGIIHSNSPKSDGPQCLLSADKNKRRLFPNFICHDHSVFGFFLPLMTITGELIDLNQARNHPMLGMRLNGKDAWNVHVSEVLRQLEIYKASLTTFAATTSDPEAPLSAYAHAQSEHLPAEPSLSQAYAWHTQTVISYASYLVHVLHILLVGKWDPVSLIEDKDFWTSSPAFASTISHALDAADSVDQILRYDPDISFMPYFFGIQLLQGSFLLLLIVERLQKEAGEGILNACEVMIRATESCVVTLNTEYQRNFRQVMRSAVAQARGRPVNHSEIRHRRKAVLALYRWTRKGTGLAL; from the exons ATGGCATCCTCCCACCAGGGGAACGGGACAGTCCCCAACTCTCAGACCGACGCACCCCCGGATTCCTCCACAAAGCGCCGATGGAGGCGCAACCGTATAGCTTGTGACTCTTGTCATGCTCGCCGCGTTCGATGCGACCGCCAGTTTCCGTGCTCGCGCTGCCTCCGTAGCGAGATCACCTGCGAATTCACGCGCGAGCGTCGTAAGCGAGGCCGTATCGCACGATCCAAGCTGGCCGAAATGGCAAAGAACAAAATGGAGACCAGTGAGACGCCGGCTCCGGCTAAGACCATGAATGGTATACCGGCGCCCGCTGGTACAGAGATCCCAGGGCATGTCTCCCCCGCATCGACTTTCCACCATCGATCGCCGCCGGCAAATGCTCCTACTGTTTCTGCTCCAAGTGTTGATGGCCGACGGTCTCAGACTGACCCACAACTTCCCGTCCGGAGACCAGAAATCGGCGGGAATGTTACTGAGGAATGGCTCGCCGGGACGCATGTATCACCAGGATCATACGAGTTCTTGAATGGACCAGCTTTTGGAGAAGGACTAGGACCGTTTCCTCACATGTTCGATGTATGGAACGGTGTCGACCTGGCCGCCTACAGCGCTGGGACTTCGCAAGGGTCGAAAGCGACCAACGCGCCGTCAACCTCTACAGCACCGTTGAAGTACCCGGTTCTACAGCCCTTGATGCCGTTCGTGGAGGCGACTCTGCCTCGAAAACTGGTCTTTGACCTGCTTGATCTATATTTCACCAGCGCGTTTTCAACTCACATGCACCCC gtttccttcctcagcaaAGATGCGCCACGACCCAGCAGTCCGGCACTGCTTTCGAGTATGCTCTGGGTAGCTGCTCTGGATGATAGGGCGTTTTCGTTGCCGATTTCGCCTCCGCAGCGGAAAAGGATCTGCCAATTTCTCTGCGCTCTCACTATCCGCTTGTTGCGACCGTTGATTCATGTTTCCTTCAAAGATCAGGGCGGCGCCGCAGCAGcggttgcagcagcggccgcggcggccacCAATAACCCAGCGTTCGCCGGCGTCGGCCAGGATCTACCGCCCACTACTGTGCACCATCcgtttgaaggaggaggagacgaTAGAGGCCTGGTAGGGCCGGCAGGCTCGCTTGACGATGTGATTACCTACATCCATGTAGCTTCTATCATCTCGTCCAGTGAGCAGAAGGCAGCCAGTATGCGATGGTGGCATGCGGCCTTCACCCTAGCGCGAGAGCTCAAGCTAAATCAAGAGATCGAGGTGATGCCGAATGGCGACTCCCAAGTGGAAGGGTCAAGTCCGCCGTTCGGATACTCTCTACCCGGCTGGGATGGGGCTGACCCGGGCCCCGTCTTTAATTACTCAAACCCAACTCGGTCCAGTCTCAATTGCGTCTGTGATCGCCAGGACCAGAACACCATCACCGAAGAGCACCGCGAAGAACGGCGGCGGACATGGTGGCTTCTGTACATCATGGACCGCCATCTCGCACTGTGCTACAACCGGCCGTTGGCCTTGCTGGATGCCGAAAGCGAAGACTTACTACTACCGCTGGACGAGGCATCCTGGCAGTCAGGGATCATACACAGTAACAGCCCGAAGTCGGATGGGCCGCAATGCCTACTCTCTGCCGACAAGAACAAGCGTCGCCTGTTTCCGAACTTCATCTGCCATGATCATTCTGTGTTTGGCtttttccttcccctcatgACGATCACCGGCGAACTCATTGACCTGAACCAAGCGAGGAACCATCCGATGCTTGGCATGCGACTAAACGGCAAGGACGCGTGGAATGTCCATGTAAGCGAAGTTCTACGCCAGCTCGAGATCTACAAGGCTAGCTTAACCACGTTCGCCGCTACTACATCCGATCCGGAAGCGCCGCTGTCCGCTTATGCGCACGCCCAATCCGAACATCTACCAGCCGAGCCATCCCTCTCGCAAGCATACGCATGGCACACGCAAACTGTCATATCGTATGCATCATACCTGGTCCACGTGCTCCACATCCTGTTGGTGGGCAAATGGGATCCCGTATCCCTGATCGAGGACAAAGATTTCTGGACCTCCTCCCCCGCATTCGCATCGACCATCTCGCATGCGCTGGACGCAGCCGACTCGGTCGATCAGATTCTCCGATACGACCCAGACATTAGTTTCATGCCCTATTTCTTTGGCATTCAGTTGCTGCAAGGcagttttcttctcctgctgatCGTTGAGAGGCTGCAGAAGGAAGCGGGCGAAGGAATCCTTAATGCATGCGAGGTGATGATCCGAGCTACGGAATCTTGTGTGGTGACTCTGAACACCGAATACCAGCGAAATTTCCGGCAGGTCATGCGCAGTGCCGTTGCCCAAGCACGAGGGAGGCCAGTCAATCACAGCGAGATTCGCCACCGGCGCAAGGCTGTGCTAGCGCTGTACCGGTGGACAAGGAAGGGAACCGGGTTGGCTCTCTAG
- a CDS encoding deoxyribodipyrimidine photo-lyase PHR1 (transcript_id=CADANIAT00002312), translating into MRQKRKLSNGADERYHPNAQQTADFGIVLRDFYPPEMSNARCEAYNSGILERPIESWQKAYTETSAQQNAMTANAAVVHWFKSDLRLHDNRALQMAYRVAREHKIPLIGLYILSPEDLTAHLSSPARVDLTLRTLEQLKRDLGELDVPLYMETQACRKDIPRRIINLCQEWGANHLFANLEYEVDELRREAKLIRLCAENGIRFETAHDMCVVPPGVLSSQQGRQYAVYSPWFRSWLAFLNENPEYLEVSEDPTSNPGDARRYFKELFECPVPATPENKRFDDVEKADRVRRAFPAGEHEGLRRLEEFLEKATAYDDERNFLSGETTSKLSPYFASGSLSARTAVAKAREANAGKISRGEAGYISWISEVAWRDFYKHVLVHWPFICMNKCFKFEFTNIDWSYNNTHFEAWAAGKTGYPLVDAAMRQLHATAWMHNRCRMVVSSFLCKDLLIDWRRGERYFMEHLIDGDFASNHGGWGFGSSTGVDPQPYFRIFNPIRQSERFDPDGEFIRRWVPELRGVEGNAIHAPYERGAGDIARANGYPEPIVDHARQRGVALRKYKDAARGA; encoded by the exons ATGCGGCAGAAGCGCAAACTCTCCAATGGCGCTGATGAGCGATACCACCCCAATGCCCAACAAACGGCAGATTTCGGCATCGTGCTGCGCGACTTTTATCCGCCAGAAATGAGCAACGCGCGGTGCGAAGCTTACAACAGCGGAATCCTGGAGCGGCCGATTGAATCATGGCAAAAAGCATACACAGAGACGAGCGCTCAGCAGAATGCGATGACCGCGAACGCGGCAGTGGTGCATTGGTTCAAATCCGATCTACGTCTACACGACAATCGCGCTCTGCAGATGGCGTATAGGGTTGCGCGGGAGCACAAGATCCCCCTCATTGGGCTTTATATTCTCTCCCCAGAGGACTTGACTGCTCACCTGTCAAGTCCGGCGCGCGTGGATTTAACACTGCGCACTTTGGAGCAGCTCAAACGCGATTTGGGGGAACTCGATGTCCCTTTATATATGGAGACACAGGCATGTCGAAAGGACATTCCGCGCCGCATCATCAATCTCTGTCAAGAATGGGGCGCGAACCACCTCTTCGCCAATCTCGAATACGAAGTTGATGAGCTCCGGCGCGAGGCAAAGCTTATTCGACTCTGCGCGGAGAACGGGATCCGATTCGAGACTGCGCACGATATGTGCGTTGTGCCACCGGGAGTCCTTTCGTCGCAGCAAGGAAGGCAGTACGCAGTCTACAGTCCATGGTTCAGGTCATGGCTCGCCTTTCTGAATGAGAACCCGGAGTATCTGGAGGTCTCTGAGGACCCGACTTCGAATCCCGGCGATGCGAGGCGCTATTTCAAAGAACTATTTGAATGTCCCGTGCCGGCGACGCCGGAAAATAAGAGATTCGACGATGTGGAGAAGGCGGACCGTGTCCGCCGCGCATTTCCCGCTGGTGAGCATGAAGGGTTGCGGCggcttgaagagttcttaGAGAAAGCGACAGCTTATGATGATGAAAGGAACTTTTTATCGGGCGAGACAACGTCGAAACTAAGTCCGTACTTTGCAAGCGGGTCATTGAGCGCGCGGACGGCCGTTGCGAAGGCACGCGAAGCAAATGCCGGTAAAATATCTCGCGGCGAGGCCGGGTATATATCTTGGATCAGCGAAGTCGCTTGGAGAGACTTTTACAAGCACGTTCTGGTTCACTGGCCGTTCATTTG CATGAACAAATGCTTCAAGTTTGAATTCACGAACATCGACTGGTCATATAACAACACCCACTTCGAAGCTTGGGCGGCCGGCAAGACAGGGTACCCTCTGGTAGACGCCGCAATGCGCCAACTACACGCAACCGCCTGGATGCACAACCGCTGCCGCATGGTTgtttcttccttcctctgcAAGGATCTGTTGATCGACTGGCGCCGCGGCGAGCGCTACTTCATGGAGCACCTCATCGACGGCGACTTCGCGTCCAACCACGGTGGGTGGGGGTTTGGCTCAAGCACGGGTGTAGACCCGCAGCCCTATTTCAGAATTTTCAACCCCATCCGCCAAAGCGAGCGATTCGACCCTGACGGCGAGTTTATCAGACGTTGGGTGCCCGAGCTACGCGGCGTGGAGGGGAACGCTATACATGCGCCGTATGAGAGGGGCGCGGGAGACATCGCGAGGGCGAATGGGTATCCAGAGCCGATCGTTGATCATGCGAGGCAGCGCGGTGTTGCATTAAGGAAGTATAAGGATGCTGCGCGGGGAGCATAA